GGAAGCAGAAGCGGCTGTTAAACAAGCACGGGAAATATTAGCCGCAGCTATTAATGCGACACCTGAAGAAATTGTCTTTACAAGTGGTGCAACTGAGGGGAATAATTTAGCTATTAAAGGTGTCGCTGAAGCTTATTTTTCCCAAGGGCAGCATATTATTACTGTAGCGACAGAACATAGTGCAGTGCTTGACCCTTGTACTTATTTGAAATCTCTGGGTTTTGATATTACTGTTCTCCCGGTTCAGCCAGATGGAATTATTGATTTAAATGAGTTAAAAAAAGCCTTTCGTCCGGAAACAATTTTGGTTTCGGTGATGGCTGCAAATAATGAAATTGGTGTATTGCAACCGTTGGCAGAAATTGGGGAAATGTGCCGGGAAAAAAATATAATTTTTCATACAGATGCAGCCCAAGCTATTGGTAAAATTCCCCTAGATGTGCAGACGATGAAAGTTGACTTGATGTCGCTGACTGCACATAAAGTATATGGTCCCAAGGGTATCGGGGCTTTATACGTCCGTAGACGTAACCCCAGAGTCCAAATTGCACCCCAACAGCATGGCGGTGGACATGAACGAGGAATGCGTTCTGGGACTTTGTACACACCCCAAATTGTCGGTTTTGGAAAAGCTGTCGAAATCGCTTTAGCAACACAAGAAACCGAAAATCAACGCCTCATAGAACTCAGACAAAGATTATGGGAACAGCTTTCGCAGTTGTCAGGGGTTCACCTGAATGGACATCCGACGCAGCGACTAGCGGGAAATTTAAATATCAGTGTTGAGGGAGTGGATGGTGCTGCGTTATTGTTAGGTTTGCAGCCAGTTATGGCGGTTTCTTCTGGTTCTGCTTGTTCTTCAACCAGCACAGCACCGTCTCATGTGCTGACAGCTTTGGGAAGGTCGGAAAAATTAGCTTATGCTGCGGTAAGGTTTGGAATTGGGCGGTTTAATACTGCTGAAGAAATAGACACGGTAGCACAGCAGGTAATTTCTACTGTTCAAAGTTTAAAGTCTATTACAGCCAGAGCTTGAATCTAAAAGCGGGCAAGATGCCCGCACCAAAAGAGTGTAGAATAATGTTTTCCAGTTCCCAATTAACAATTATCAATTATCAGGTCAAAATTTCCGACTAAATCGCCGTGATAACTGTTAACTGATAACTGTTAACTGATTTTAATAGGGGTCTGAATCAAAGCGCCCCCGTTTCACGCTTCTGAAATAATAACCTCTGGTCGGTAGATCCTTTAAGTTGAAGGTATCGCCACGGGGAACTCGCCAAATTTTGTAGTCGTAAAATGTTAGGGGAGTTTGG
The window above is part of the Nodularia spumigena CCY9414 genome. Proteins encoded here:
- a CDS encoding cysteine desulfurase family protein produces the protein MSIRPIYLDGHATTPVDERVLAAMIPYFTEHFGNPSSIGHVYGWEAEAAVKQAREILAAAINATPEEIVFTSGATEGNNLAIKGVAEAYFSQGQHIITVATEHSAVLDPCTYLKSLGFDITVLPVQPDGIIDLNELKKAFRPETILVSVMAANNEIGVLQPLAEIGEMCREKNIIFHTDAAQAIGKIPLDVQTMKVDLMSLTAHKVYGPKGIGALYVRRRNPRVQIAPQQHGGGHERGMRSGTLYTPQIVGFGKAVEIALATQETENQRLIELRQRLWEQLSQLSGVHLNGHPTQRLAGNLNISVEGVDGAALLLGLQPVMAVSSGSACSSTSTAPSHVLTALGRSEKLAYAAVRFGIGRFNTAEEIDTVAQQVISTVQSLKSITARA